The following is a genomic window from bacterium.
ACTCACCGAAGAGGGCGTACTCGACGTCGCCGCGGTCGAGGGCCGCGTTCTCGAAGGTGCGCCGGATGCGATCGAGCTCCCCGGGGCTCGCTTCGCTCAGGTACATCGCGACCCAGGCAATCCGGTCCAGCGCCTCGTCGTGGGTGAGAACGTCGGCGAGAAGCGCGTCGGCCGGAATCGCGTCGCCTCGGGACACGCTCTCCTGCGTCGGGGCACCGCATCCGAGCACGCCCGCGAGGAGAGTCAGTACCACGGCCATCCGGCCGCGTTTCGGAAGGCTCTGAGCAGCCTTGGGAACGAGCGGGCTGCGGCGTGCCGATGGCCGGCGGGCGAGTTCGCGAATCATGAGGCCTCCTCGAGGTGGACGACGCCGTCGCCAGGTCGCGAAGTCCGGGCGGGCCGAGAGTGCCGGAGGGGGAAGCGGCGGCGCAAGGCTGTGGGGATGCAGTTGCTCGATGTGCAACATGCCGTCTGTGAATTTGAATCCGACCGATCCGGAGTGAGAGAATTGATCTCGGCCACGACATGCAGAGCCGGGACCGCACGCGCGGAGATGGACCCGATTCCCGGCGCCCAGTGGTGCGTCGGGAGGAGCGGAGGGTCGAGGCTCGACGAGGCGCGCGCGACGGCACGCACGGATCACACAGACGAATGACGGATGCGACCCGTGTCGGATCCCTAGGAGAGAACGCATGAGCAGGTTCGAGATACCGGCAGCCGGCGCTGCCATTCTGACGATGGCCCTGGGGCTGTCGGCGTTCACGGCGACGGCGCAGACGGTGGCCATGAGCGGCCAGTACCACCAGAGTTCCGGACGCACGGTCAACCTACCCATCAATCCCCTGACCCCCTGCGACCCGTCCCAGAGCGCACGTTGTCACGGGGCCGGTGTGAACGGCGGTACGCCCGCCTACGTCGAGCCCTCGTCGGGGGTGCCCGTCGCGGGGGGGCATCGGATCATTCCCGGTGGCCTCGGTGTCGGCGATGCCTTCACCGTTCCGACGGACGCCTTCACCCAGCCTGGCGTCCGGAGTTCGACGCCGATTCTCAACAACGTTGCGATCCTGCAGCTCGACACCACCTTTTCGTATGCCGGTCCGGCGTCGGGGCGGGCGCGAACGCCGGCGCCGCTCACGCGCGTCATGTCCGCCATGAACTGGACGAAGCCGGGCGCGGGGCAGGCCGGCCGCCTGGCCGCGAATACGACGCCCCTCGATCCGGCGACCCAGACGGAGTTCTTCGTAGGGCTCTCGTTCGACGCGGGCCCGAACGAGTTCGGTGGGACGATGGCGATGCTGCTCGCCGGATCGGGTCGCGTCTATCTGAACGGCGTCATCCTCGGCAGCGCAGCCGGCGCGACCTCCACGCGCCCCTGGGTCGGGACGAACCCGGTGGGTGGGAGTCCGACGTTTCGGACGCGCGATGGCGCGGGCTGGGGCTACACGACGATGGGAGGCCAGCCGCCGGGCGTGATCATCAACAACGCGGGCTTCGCCGCGCCCTGCACCCAGGAGTTCCCGCCCGGCCCGGCGGGTTGTGGTCTCGTGACCGACTTCACGGGCACGACGATCGGAACGATCCCGGCAGCGACTTCCACCCGCTGGCTCTATCCCTGGACCACCGGAACCGTCGAGGTCGTGCGGACCGGCACCGTGGGCGGCAACCCGTTCAATCAGACGCTGACGGGGATGGGGTACGACACGACGTCGATGACGACCGGTGGCGGGACCGTCCGCAACATCGGGCTGGTGACCGGCGGATACTATCGTCGGACCTCTGCGTCGGGTGTCGACAATCTCTTTACCGTCACGGGCATGGACCTTCAGTTCGTCCCGGAGCCGGGGGCGTTGGCCTCGCTGGTCTTCGGGGTCGGTTGCCTGGGAGCGCTCACGCATCGTCGACGCAACGGCTGACACGCGACGCGTGACGCAAGGCGCCTCGGACCCGGTTTCCCGGTTCCGGGGGGCGGCTCGGACGGGGCCCGGGGAGGTCGTCGACGTATCGACGCGCCTCCTCGGGCCCATCGCGTGGGGCAGGTGTTCCTGAGGCGAACCGAGACCCACTGTGCGCTCACCTGCGGTTGCCCACGCCGCGCGCCGTGATGCAGACTGCGTCGCGAGATGGGATGTCGACGACGTAGACGAAGGAGGCCGCAGCAGCCGTGAACGTAGACACCGGACGACGACGAGAAATCCTCGAGGCGTACTCGCGCCACGCCGAGGCGCGCCGAAGCTTCGAGTGGCGTGCCCTGGCCGACCTCTTCGCGGTCGACGCCCGCTACTTCGATCCCATCTTCGGCTGGCAGGAGGGGCGCGAGCAGA
Proteins encoded in this region:
- a CDS encoding PEP-CTERM sorting domain-containing protein (PEP-CTERM proteins occur, often in large numbers, in the proteomes of bacteria that also encode an exosortase, a predicted intramembrane cysteine proteinase. The presence of a PEP-CTERM domain at a protein's C-terminus predicts cleavage within the sorting domain, followed by covalent anchoring to some some component of the (usually Gram-negative) cell surface. Many PEP-CTERM proteins exhibit an unusual sequence composition that includes large numbers of potential glycosylation sites. Expression of one such protein has been shown restore the ability of a bacterium to form floc, a type of biofilm.) — protein: MSRFEIPAAGAAILTMALGLSAFTATAQTVAMSGQYHQSSGRTVNLPINPLTPCDPSQSARCHGAGVNGGTPAYVEPSSGVPVAGGHRIIPGGLGVGDAFTVPTDAFTQPGVRSSTPILNNVAILQLDTTFSYAGPASGRARTPAPLTRVMSAMNWTKPGAGQAGRLAANTTPLDPATQTEFFVGLSFDAGPNEFGGTMAMLLAGSGRVYLNGVILGSAAGATSTRPWVGTNPVGGSPTFRTRDGAGWGYTTMGGQPPGVIINNAGFAAPCTQEFPPGPAGCGLVTDFTGTTIGTIPAATSTRWLYPWTTGTVEVVRTGTVGGNPFNQTLTGMGYDTTSMTTGGGTVRNIGLVTGGYYRRTSASGVDNLFTVTGMDLQFVPEPGALASLVFGVGCLGALTHRRRNG